A window of Halogeometricum sp. S1BR25-6 genomic DNA:
TCGCGGCCGACGACGTGGCCGAGAAGGACGGCGACGCCTATCGCGTCGACGCTCGCGACGTGGCCGAGGACGGCTACGACGCCGACGTCGTGAAAGTGCTCGGCGGCGGGCAGGTCCGACAGGAACTGCACGTCGTCGCCGACGCATTCACCGCGGGCGCCGTCGAACTCATCGAGGAAGCCGGCGGCAGCGCCGAACTCTCCGAGCGCGGGGAGGAGGCGCAATCCGAAGAAGATAACTCGGACGAGGAAGAAAGCTCCGAAGAGTAACATATGGGATGGAAGGAGGCCGCCGAACCGGTGCTGACGCGGATGCCTGCAGTCGCCCGTCCGGAAGGGCACGTTCCGTTCCGCCGAAAACTCGGCTGGACGGCGGGCATCCTCGTGATGTATTTCTTCTTGACGAACGTGACGATGTTCGGTCTGCAGACGCAGACCGCCGGGGGGGACTTCTACGGGCAGTTCCGTAGCATCCTCGCCGGGTCGCAGGGGTCGATACTCCAGTTGGGTATCGGTCCCATCGTCACGGCGAGCATCGTTCTGCAACTGCTCGGCGGCGCCGACCTGCTCGGCTTGGACACCGACGACCCCCGGGACCAGATCCTCTATCAGGGGCTTCAGAAGCTGCTGGTGGTCGTGATGATCTGTCTCACCGGACTGCCGATGGTGCTCGCGGGTGGCTACTTACCCGCGAGCCAGCAGGTCGCGCAGTCGCTCGGCGTCGGCCTCGGCGGCGTGAAGGCGATCATCTTCGCGCAGATGTTCGTCGGCGGCATCCTCATCCTGTTCATGGACGAGATCGTGAGCAAGTGGGGCGTCGGATCCGGTGTCGGGCTGTTCATCATCGCGGGCGTCAGCCAGCAGCTCGTCGCCGGGCTGTTCAGCTGGGAGGCCCTCGGTGGCGCCTCGGGGCTGTTCCCGACGTGGATCGGCATCCTCACCGGCGCCGTCGACATCGGCTCGCCGCTCTCGCCGGGCGGACTGTCCGACATCTTCCTCGGACAGGGCCAACTGCTCGCGCTGCTCACGACGCTGTTCATCTTCGGCATCGTCGTGTACGCCGAGAGCGTCCGGGTCGAGATTCCGCTGTCGCACGCCCGCGTGAAGGGCGCCCGCGGCCGCTTCCCGGTGAAGCTCATCTACGCGAGCGTCCTGCCGATGATCCTCGTGCGCGCCCTGCAGGCCAACATCCAGTTCCTCGGGCAGATCCTGAACAACTGGACCGGTCTGCCGGCGTGGGCGGGCACCTACAGTCAGGGACAGGTCACCGGCGGCCTGTTCTACTACCTCGCACCCATCCAATCGCGCGGCGACTGGATGTGGTTCCTCGGGCTGACCTCCCAAGAACCCGCGCAGATCCTCCTGCGCGTCCTCATCGACCTGACGTTCATGGTCGTCGGTGGCGCCATCTTCGCCATCTTCTGGGTCGAGACGACCGGGATGGGCCCCGAGTCCACCGCACAGCAGATTCAGAACTCCGGGATGCAGATTCCCGGCTTCCGGCGCAACCCGCAGGTGATCGAGAAGGTGATGGAGCGGTACATCCCGCAGGTCACCGTCATCGGCGGCGCCTTAGTCGGACTGCTCGCGGTCATGGCGAACATGCTCGGCACCATCGGATCGGTCTCCGGAACGGGACTGCTGCTGACGGTCTCCATCACGTACAAACTGTACGAGGAGATCGCAGAGGAGCAGTTGATGGAGATGCACCCGATGATGCGCAACATGTTCGGCGGCTAAGCGCGGCCACCCCGCGTGCGGATTTTTTTGACGCTCCGTTCGGAGAGCGGCGGCACCGTCTGTCGCTTCGGTTTCGCTCTCGCCTCCGTTCGGCGTTCGCAGCGGAGAGCGGCCGCCCGAAGCTATTTCGGACGCTCGTGGTTTGTTCACGCTATGCAAGCCGATTTTAAGCCGCTCGAACACTACGGGGTGATCGGCAACCTTGAGACGTGCGCGCTCGTCGGCCGGGACGGCGCCGTTGACTGGTGCTGTCTGCCGCACGTCTACTCGCCGAGCGTGTTCGCCGCGATACTCGACCCGGACGTAGGGGGGCGATTCGCCGTCGCCCCCGCCGGGGAGTTCGAGTCCGAGCAGGCGTACCTCTCGCGGACGAACGTCCTGCAGACGACGTTCGAGACGGCGTCGGGGACGATGACCGTGACCGACTTCATGCCGGTCGTGGAGGCGAACAACGAGGAACAACCGGACGTGCGCGGGCTCTACCGAAAGGTGACCTGCACCGAGGGCTCCGTGGAGGTGGCCGTCGAGTTCGACCCGCAGTTCGACTACGGGCGCGCCGACACCTCGGTGGACGCGGTGACGGACGGCGTGACCGCGACGGGTGACGACGGGCATCTGTACCTCTCGACGCCGACGCCGTTGAACGCCGAAGATGGCACGGCCCGGGCGACGTACCGCCTCGACGCGCACGACACGCAGTGGTACGTTCTCCAGTACGACATGGACTCGCCGACGGACGCCGAGGACTGCGAGCGACTGTTGGAGGAGACCGCACAGTACTGGCGGGAGTGGGCGCACTCCTGCGTCGAGTCGGAGTGTCTGTTCGGCGGCCGGGCGCACGAGTACGTCGTCCGTTCGGAACTCGTGCTCAAACTGCTCAACTACCGCGAGACGGGAGCGCTGGTCGCGGCGCCGACCACGTCGCTGCCGGAGAACGTCGGCGGGGTGCGTAACTGGGACTACCGCTACTCGTGGATTCGCGACGGGGGAATCACGGTCCGCGCGCTGACGAACCTCGGCCACGTCGAGGAGGCGGCCGACTACGTGCACCGCTTCCTGAAGCTGAGCCTCAGGGGGGATTCGGCGGAGGTTCGGCCGCTGTACGGCGTCGAGGGCGATGGCGAGTTAGAAGAGGAGG
This region includes:
- a CDS encoding uL15m family ribosomal protein produces the protein MTSKKRRQRGSRTHGGGTHKNRRGAGNRGGRGRAGRAKHEFHNYEPLGKHGFDRPEKAKDTVVEVKVQKLDEDAALLAADDVAEKDGDAYRVDARDVAEDGYDADVVKVLGGGQVRQELHVVADAFTAGAVELIEEAGGSAELSERGEEAQSEEDNSDEEESSEE
- the secY gene encoding preprotein translocase subunit SecY, which encodes MGWKEAAEPVLTRMPAVARPEGHVPFRRKLGWTAGILVMYFFLTNVTMFGLQTQTAGGDFYGQFRSILAGSQGSILQLGIGPIVTASIVLQLLGGADLLGLDTDDPRDQILYQGLQKLLVVVMICLTGLPMVLAGGYLPASQQVAQSLGVGLGGVKAIIFAQMFVGGILILFMDEIVSKWGVGSGVGLFIIAGVSQQLVAGLFSWEALGGASGLFPTWIGILTGAVDIGSPLSPGGLSDIFLGQGQLLALLTTLFIFGIVVYAESVRVEIPLSHARVKGARGRFPVKLIYASVLPMILVRALQANIQFLGQILNNWTGLPAWAGTYSQGQVTGGLFYYLAPIQSRGDWMWFLGLTSQEPAQILLRVLIDLTFMVVGGAIFAIFWVETTGMGPESTAQQIQNSGMQIPGFRRNPQVIEKVMERYIPQVTVIGGALVGLLAVMANMLGTIGSVSGTGLLLTVSITYKLYEEIAEEQLMEMHPMMRNMFGG
- a CDS encoding glycoside hydrolase family 15 protein, with translation MQADFKPLEHYGVIGNLETCALVGRDGAVDWCCLPHVYSPSVFAAILDPDVGGRFAVAPAGEFESEQAYLSRTNVLQTTFETASGTMTVTDFMPVVEANNEEQPDVRGLYRKVTCTEGSVEVAVEFDPQFDYGRADTSVDAVTDGVTATGDDGHLYLSTPTPLNAEDGTARATYRLDAHDTQWYVLQYDMDSPTDAEDCERLLEETAQYWREWAHSCVESECLFGGRAHEYVVRSELVLKLLNYRETGALVAAPTTSLPENVGGVRNWDYRYSWIRDGGITVRALTNLGHVEEAADYVHRFLKLSLRGDSAEVRPLYGVEGDGELEEEELGHLRGYRDSRPVRIGNEAAEQQQLDVYGDLVLAMYQRFWSDGQNVTDEDWKALCDIADYVCEHWDDEGAGIWELRGEPRHLVYSKVMCWVALDRSIRLADRTGREGPVDRWQEYREEIKETVLERGFDEDLNSFTQSFEGDELDASSLLIVLSGILPFDDERIVGTVDAVREHLTTDDGLVFRYEDDGLPGEEGAFVFCSFWLVDALVATDRVEEAWDVFESVLEHASPLGLFAEEINPDSGRQIGNFPQGFSHIGLINSALYLREAEYGWATVGPLGQATLIQEREAERGKDRDGGVTAEAPRHDEA